A single window of Asticcacaulis sp. MM231 DNA harbors:
- a CDS encoding polysaccharide pyruvyl transferase family protein, translated as MPDYLKAFDLVGVRDFGTEYRWVPCASCMLPQLDKPYVVQHEVVIYEHKRIPIPLNGTPRLSNDGNDIDAVLAFLASGETVITNSYHGAYWATLLGKRVIAIPNMSKMYRFKHFPVVCRADEWKRFSALTRAYPEALAECRAANLAFFEEVKALHDKTRA; from the coding sequence TTGCCGGATTATTTGAAAGCGTTTGATCTTGTGGGAGTGCGGGATTTTGGTACCGAATATCGTTGGGTCCCCTGTGCTAGCTGTATGTTGCCTCAGTTGGACAAGCCTTACGTCGTACAGCATGAAGTGGTCATTTATGAACATAAGCGTATCCCCATACCGCTGAATGGCACGCCTCGTCTTAGCAATGACGGCAACGATATTGACGCAGTTCTGGCTTTTCTTGCCTCGGGCGAAACTGTGATTACCAATTCTTACCATGGTGCCTACTGGGCAACTCTGTTAGGCAAGCGCGTCATTGCAATCCCCAATATGTCGAAAATGTATCGTTTCAAGCATTTTCCGGTCGTTTGCCGCGCCGATGAATGGAAACGTTTTTCAGCACTCACGCGTGCCTATCCCGAAGCGCTGGCGGAATGTCGTGCTGCTAACCTTGCTTTTTTTGAAGAGGTCAAGGCCCTTCACGACAAGACGCGCGCATAA
- a CDS encoding methyltransferase domain-containing protein, translated as MREPQAIGKQDHLDQPYSKLEKGARRARTESLIEAGCSDVKRWSLADNFHGNWRDRAQTVAAMIGAGDRVLDLGCGKMDLETALPAGCIYLPSDLVARDDRTLVCDLNAGELPAVEADVVTMLGVLEYIHDPSALLVSIAQRWSTLILTYNPSELDEGRDRLLHGWFNALTSAQLVAMAEVSGFGLVGIVAVDVRQRLYIFYRAGYWG; from the coding sequence ATGCGCGAACCGCAGGCAATAGGCAAACAGGACCATTTAGACCAGCCTTACTCCAAACTTGAAAAGGGTGCCAGACGGGCGCGCACGGAAAGTCTTATCGAAGCCGGGTGTTCTGATGTGAAGCGTTGGAGTCTCGCAGATAATTTTCATGGCAATTGGAGAGATCGTGCGCAAACCGTTGCAGCCATGATCGGTGCCGGCGACAGGGTACTCGACTTGGGATGCGGTAAAATGGATTTAGAAACAGCCTTGCCCGCCGGCTGTATCTATTTACCGAGTGATTTGGTCGCCCGTGACGATCGTACACTCGTCTGCGATCTGAACGCCGGCGAACTACCGGCAGTCGAGGCAGATGTTGTCACCATGCTTGGGGTTCTGGAATATATTCATGATCCGTCAGCCCTGCTTGTCTCGATTGCGCAACGATGGTCGACACTTATACTGACCTACAATCCTTCGGAACTTGACGAGGGGCGGGATCGTCTATTGCATGGCTGGTTCAATGCGCTCACGTCAGCGCAACTCGTTGCCATGGCTGAGGTATCGGGATTTGGCCTGGTGGGTATTGTTGCAGTAGATGTTAGGCAACGGCTTTATATTTTCTATCGTGCGGGATATTGGGGATAA
- a CDS encoding GSCFA domain-containing protein — protein MNNPYDSLPQRAFWKPAVAQRSLFDIGPIWTPKFNIQPDDKVVTFGSCFAQHIGNALLTRGYAWTSYELPPEGLSEVNRKYFNYNVFSCRTGNIYTASLLLQWVRWALEIESAPAIAWEQDGRFYDPFRPAIEPNGFETSDELLKSRNYTISQFSAAIRGAEYFVFTLGLTESWKNKTHGYEYAICPGTVAGEFDENEHVFDNQPYEAIFASLVSAMDLIRGINPNLKFILTVSPVPLTATNSGNHVMVATMESKSVLRAVAGRIAALRADSDYFPSYEIINSPTSKGTFFEPNMRSVNPYGVNFVMDNFFDCLKHSFGTPIYSQTNTPKSQTKPVEQDVVCEEELLGAFGA, from the coding sequence ATGAACAATCCTTATGACAGCCTGCCGCAAAGGGCCTTCTGGAAGCCAGCGGTGGCGCAAAGAAGTTTGTTTGACATCGGCCCCATCTGGACGCCAAAGTTCAACATTCAGCCGGATGACAAAGTTGTGACCTTCGGCTCCTGCTTTGCCCAACATATCGGCAATGCATTGCTGACGAGAGGCTATGCGTGGACAAGCTATGAACTTCCGCCGGAAGGTCTTTCGGAGGTGAACCGCAAATATTTCAATTATAATGTTTTCTCGTGTCGAACGGGCAATATATACACCGCCTCGCTTCTCCTTCAATGGGTGCGTTGGGCGCTTGAGATCGAATCTGCACCTGCTATAGCCTGGGAACAGGATGGCCGCTTCTACGACCCCTTCAGACCAGCCATCGAGCCAAACGGGTTTGAGACAAGCGACGAGTTGCTGAAATCCAGAAACTACACAATATCCCAATTTTCCGCAGCGATCCGCGGCGCAGAATATTTCGTTTTCACCTTAGGATTGACGGAAAGCTGGAAAAACAAGACACATGGCTACGAGTACGCCATCTGCCCTGGTACCGTGGCCGGCGAATTCGACGAGAACGAGCATGTATTTGATAACCAACCTTATGAAGCTATCTTTGCATCACTCGTATCAGCGATGGACTTGATACGGGGAATCAATCCCAATCTGAAATTTATACTTACGGTATCGCCCGTACCACTTACAGCCACAAACTCGGGCAACCACGTTATGGTGGCCACGATGGAATCGAAATCCGTCCTTCGGGCCGTGGCTGGTCGTATCGCCGCCTTGAGAGCCGATAGTGACTACTTCCCTTCCTATGAAATTATAAACAGCCCAACTTCCAAGGGTACCTTTTTTGAGCCGAATATGCGCAGCGTGAACCCATATGGCGTCAATTTCGTCATGGACAATTTCTTTGACTGCTTGAAGCATAGCTTTGGTACGCCCATCTATTCACAAACAAATACACCAAAGTCTCAAACAAAGCCCGTGGAACAAGACGTAGTTTGTGAAGAAGAGCTTTTGGGCGCCTTTGGCGCCTGA
- a CDS encoding glycosyltransferase 61 family protein, which translates to MALLTTSCVIGAGCLTLASKHHRGSMNPNLNFIDFDRAPKSHLNNGYVVEPTEIIPSIRILEDVFIIPGYDALYTVAGDRIYGTRRSFVPNDLQFAVRTLEKFNASYAAHAPEHVDIPKNYDIREDTTYYGGIAWTHYGHFIMDGMSRFWALDLFPSDMPIIYTDYRAPNYIKQPYIGPVLRSLNIAERMFSPNTPVLLKKVIVPTASIQNVHRIFNVHSKSHVQAAQAMLADNSPKFKGRKVYLSRSRLAPGLRHSEQEALLEQKLSAKGFSIVYPETLSLQKQVDIFNHADVIAGTCGSAFHTSLFTQNHFTGKIIILSWEKINFRYLMVNSIKKYSITYINSCKIEGVHENSRISSLNIDYNKSYEMIMQTIT; encoded by the coding sequence GTGGCCTTACTCACCACCTCCTGTGTGATAGGTGCCGGTTGCCTTACACTGGCATCAAAACACCACAGAGGCTCCATGAATCCGAACTTAAATTTTATCGATTTTGATAGGGCGCCCAAAAGCCACCTAAACAACGGCTATGTCGTGGAGCCGACAGAAATCATTCCGTCCATCCGCATTTTAGAAGACGTTTTTATTATTCCAGGGTACGACGCACTTTATACGGTAGCTGGGGATAGAATTTATGGAACCCGCCGCAGTTTCGTTCCGAACGACTTGCAATTCGCCGTCAGAACGCTTGAAAAATTCAATGCAAGCTACGCTGCCCACGCCCCAGAACATGTTGATATACCTAAAAACTACGACATTCGGGAAGACACAACTTACTACGGCGGCATTGCCTGGACACATTACGGGCATTTTATTATGGACGGCATGTCGCGATTTTGGGCGCTGGATTTATTCCCGTCTGACATGCCCATTATTTACACAGATTACCGCGCACCGAATTACATCAAACAGCCCTACATTGGTCCCGTGCTTCGAAGCTTAAATATTGCTGAGCGAATGTTTTCACCGAACACCCCAGTCCTCTTGAAGAAGGTCATTGTTCCCACAGCCAGCATTCAGAATGTTCATCGGATTTTCAATGTGCATTCCAAATCCCATGTCCAAGCCGCTCAGGCAATGCTTGCGGATAACAGCCCGAAATTCAAGGGTCGAAAAGTGTACCTCAGCCGATCTCGTTTAGCGCCCGGCCTAAGACACTCAGAACAAGAGGCGTTGCTCGAGCAAAAATTGTCGGCAAAGGGCTTCTCGATTGTTTATCCGGAGACCCTGAGCCTCCAAAAGCAGGTCGATATTTTCAACCATGCCGATGTCATTGCCGGAACCTGCGGATCAGCGTTCCATACCTCTTTATTCACGCAGAATCATTTTACGGGTAAAATTATTATACTCTCGTGGGAAAAAATAAACTTTCGTTACCTCATGGTCAACTCTATAAAAAAATATTCAATTACCTACATTAATTCATGCAAAATAGAAGGCGTACATGAAAATAGCAGAATATCTTCTCTGAATATAGATTACAATAAGTCATACGAGATGATAATGCAGACAATTACATAA
- a CDS encoding manno-octulosonate cytidylyltransferase has translation MKTIILIPARYASTRYPGKPLVMLTGKDGVPKSLIQRSWEAAKGVADVASVYVCTDDDRIKTAAEAFGAQVIMTAESCANGTERCADALQHLSESADLYINLQGDAPLTPAWFVEDLIRAMKADPSVQMATPVLRCDAQTHANFVEDRLNGRVGGTTAVFDKNLNALYFSKEVIPYTGKTFGEGDTIPVFHHVGVYGYREQALKSYSSWPVGPLETWEGLEQLRFLENGMPIRCVEVDGRGRVFWELNNPVDVARIEQVI, from the coding sequence GTGAAAACCATCATACTGATCCCCGCGCGCTATGCTTCGACGCGCTATCCCGGCAAGCCGCTGGTCATGCTGACCGGCAAGGATGGCGTGCCGAAGTCGCTGATCCAGCGCTCCTGGGAAGCCGCCAAGGGCGTGGCCGATGTCGCCTCGGTCTATGTCTGCACCGATGACGATCGCATCAAGACGGCTGCCGAAGCCTTCGGCGCGCAGGTGATCATGACGGCGGAATCCTGCGCCAACGGCACCGAGCGCTGCGCCGACGCGCTGCAGCACCTGAGCGAATCCGCCGATCTCTATATCAATCTGCAGGGCGATGCGCCACTCACCCCGGCCTGGTTCGTCGAAGACCTGATCCGCGCCATGAAGGCCGATCCGTCGGTGCAGATGGCGACGCCGGTGCTGCGCTGCGATGCCCAGACCCACGCCAACTTCGTCGAGGATCGCCTCAATGGCCGCGTCGGCGGCACCACGGCGGTGTTCGACAAAAACCTCAACGCGCTCTACTTCTCCAAGGAAGTCATTCCCTATACCGGCAAGACGTTTGGCGAGGGCGATACGATCCCGGTCTTCCACCATGTCGGCGTCTATGGTTACCGCGAGCAGGCCCTGAAGAGCTATTCGAGCTGGCCGGTGGGGCCGCTGGAAACCTGGGAAGGCCTTGAGCAACTGCGCTTTCTGGAAAACGGCATGCCGATACGCTGTGTCGAGGTCGACGGCCGCGGTCGCGTGTTCTGGGAACTGAACAACCCCGTCGATGTCGCCCGCATTGAACAAGTCATCTAG
- the kdsA gene encoding 3-deoxy-8-phosphooctulonate synthase has translation MSIQPQHVKTKVFEIGDFGQPKIKIGGDEPFVLIAGPCQIESLDHALMMAEKIAEACAPTGTKFIYKSSYDKANRSSIGTARGIGMTEGLDILAAVRDKFGCPVLTDVHDTHQCEPVGKQVDVIQIPAFLCRQTDLLLAAGATGRTINVKKGQFLAPWDMKNVANKIASTGNERIILCDRGTSFGYNTLVSDFRGLPIMAQTGYPVMFDATHSVQQPGGQGTTSGGQREFAPVLARAACAVGVSAVFIETHEDPDHAPSDGPNMIYIDKMKDLIGTLRAFDDLAKGK, from the coding sequence ATGTCGATCCAGCCGCAACACGTCAAAACCAAGGTTTTCGAAATTGGTGATTTCGGCCAGCCGAAGATTAAAATCGGCGGCGACGAACCGTTCGTGCTGATCGCCGGGCCGTGTCAGATCGAGAGCCTCGACCACGCCCTTATGATGGCCGAGAAGATCGCCGAGGCCTGCGCGCCGACCGGCACCAAGTTCATCTACAAGTCCAGTTACGACAAGGCCAACCGCTCCTCGATCGGTACGGCGCGCGGTATCGGCATGACGGAAGGCCTCGATATCCTGGCTGCCGTCCGCGACAAGTTCGGCTGTCCCGTCCTGACCGATGTGCACGACACCCACCAGTGCGAGCCGGTGGGAAAGCAGGTCGATGTCATCCAGATCCCGGCCTTCCTGTGCCGCCAGACCGATCTTTTGCTGGCCGCCGGCGCCACTGGCCGCACCATCAATGTCAAGAAGGGCCAGTTCCTGGCGCCCTGGGACATGAAGAACGTCGCCAACAAGATCGCCTCGACGGGCAATGAGCGGATCATCCTGTGTGATCGCGGCACCAGCTTCGGTTACAACACGCTGGTCAGCGATTTCCGCGGCCTGCCGATCATGGCCCAGACCGGTTACCCGGTGATGTTCGACGCCACCCATTCGGTGCAGCAGCCGGGTGGTCAGGGCACGACCTCAGGCGGCCAGCGCGAGTTCGCGCCGGTGCTGGCGCGCGCCGCCTGCGCCGTCGGTGTGTCGGCGGTGTTTATCGAAACCCACGAAGACCCCGATCATGCGCCGAGCGACGGCCCCAACATGATCTATATCGACAAGATGAAAGATCTGATCGGCACCCTTCGCGCATTCGATGATCTGGCTAAGGGGAAGTAA
- a CDS encoding glycosyltransferase, whose amino-acid sequence MRRKHIIFLLNLLQDVNIIRPLAVLASRELDVSIEFLVSYKFLQRDKTRSWQNEIALLCANTGAKVFIFSHEYEAEQLLSGKSGIIFAASESSLSAHADTHNIFRLAPKGFLKITLQHGFECVGFLQNREHNKAHGTNVTFAADVVCGWFGPRFMMSMALSERAKLYVSGPPSVLQELSGGKKEGFGGLVCENLHSVRLSSSGDFKASFMDIFSQFCEVKAEKNEKVFLRPHPGGQYVVKNNIKLPNNVELNNRPIYKVKLNQFDFGISAPSSIIIDMILANIPVGVWRDVDAVMDTSNYSGLTQISTLTEWVSFANQARKDPATYLKRQNNFLDNIDMPTQREDVQSRFLRLMAGGTANPVRVRTSANKRSAAHILFVAMDEIPTYQLSFLKPLKPLIESGDIVIELLKEETLQKAALDADALAERIFERFSPDILVFCRYSGPGYAALIEVARQRNCPTVYHVDDDLLNIPVEIGLKKFNSYNRIDRLESINYLLEKVDLVYCSTPALKQRYQSYGFETPMVAGQIYCSAEVKRQPKNKPLQKIGYMGFDHAHDLELILPPLVTFLRNHPEVTFELFGSIPKPAELNEFGERIKVIKPIRDYAVFMKTFSDLGWDIGLCPLQKSTFNEVKANTKWVEYSSIGAAVIASANLMYDESCSGDCGLLADSPESWLLALERFYQDNAYRTQSVLRAQAKLKRDFSESQLRQQIFSVFKQVQNRRLNTAYQWPSEEVVAEKRGRILRERILVAADAVSATQEISFRRPLSKMLEDGQVSLTMIGDSQALRVEVACRALWNEIKPTVLFLSRFGDVLETHLIELAREDGIPIIFHIDDNLLRVSRQLGYGKFKFYNDPARKAALRDAINSCDLLYASTETLGLSLAKEGVTVPIVCGKIYCSIDANKIARFKPAETPVIGYMGTGGHAADMASIMPAIVRTMIDNPDLRFETFGTIEPDPQLLQFGDRFKHHRRAASYDEFIALMGKLGWWAGLAPLEDHNFNLCKANTKWVEYSLSGIATIASDLPVYQSACDGNAGLLAGDEQSWYRAMRRVLKEKALRRELVDEAQTKLKEQYTHQKLTEQIMSIIHQARNGCPKL is encoded by the coding sequence ATGCGTAGAAAACATATCATTTTTCTTTTAAACCTCCTGCAGGACGTGAACATTATCCGCCCTTTGGCTGTACTTGCAAGTCGCGAACTGGATGTCAGCATCGAGTTTTTGGTAAGCTACAAGTTTTTACAGCGAGATAAGACACGGTCGTGGCAAAATGAAATTGCCCTTCTTTGCGCCAATACGGGCGCAAAGGTTTTCATTTTCAGTCACGAATATGAAGCCGAACAATTGTTGAGCGGGAAATCGGGCATCATATTCGCCGCAAGCGAATCGAGTTTGTCCGCGCACGCTGATACGCACAATATTTTTCGTCTGGCCCCTAAGGGCTTTTTGAAAATCACGCTACAGCACGGCTTCGAATGTGTAGGCTTTCTACAAAATCGCGAACACAACAAGGCACATGGCACTAATGTAACCTTCGCCGCAGATGTCGTTTGCGGCTGGTTTGGCCCGCGCTTTATGATGTCCATGGCGCTTTCTGAGCGCGCGAAGCTATATGTCTCTGGCCCGCCAAGTGTACTACAAGAACTATCGGGGGGCAAAAAGGAGGGCTTCGGGGGCCTTGTATGTGAAAATCTACATTCGGTCAGACTTAGCTCAAGCGGTGACTTTAAGGCATCCTTTATGGATATTTTTTCCCAATTCTGTGAAGTGAAAGCAGAAAAAAATGAGAAGGTATTCCTAAGGCCGCACCCAGGCGGTCAGTACGTGGTTAAAAACAATATCAAATTGCCCAACAATGTGGAACTTAATAACCGACCGATTTATAAGGTTAAGTTGAATCAATTTGATTTTGGAATATCTGCGCCATCGTCGATCATAATCGACATGATCCTTGCCAACATACCTGTTGGTGTCTGGCGGGATGTGGACGCGGTTATGGACACCAGCAACTACAGTGGTCTGACGCAGATTTCGACCTTAACTGAGTGGGTAAGTTTTGCCAATCAAGCCAGAAAAGATCCAGCAACGTACCTCAAACGTCAGAACAATTTTCTCGATAACATCGACATGCCGACACAACGGGAGGATGTTCAGTCCCGTTTTCTCCGACTGATGGCGGGGGGGACTGCCAATCCTGTACGTGTGCGTACATCGGCTAACAAACGCAGTGCGGCCCACATCCTGTTCGTCGCTATGGATGAGATCCCTACATACCAACTGTCCTTTCTCAAGCCCTTGAAGCCACTGATTGAATCGGGCGACATTGTCATTGAATTGTTAAAAGAAGAGACCCTTCAAAAGGCCGCTCTGGACGCGGATGCACTCGCTGAACGGATTTTTGAGCGCTTTAGTCCGGATATTTTGGTGTTCTGCCGTTACAGCGGCCCTGGATATGCTGCTTTGATAGAGGTTGCCCGGCAGCGCAATTGCCCTACTGTCTACCATGTCGACGATGACTTACTGAACATTCCAGTTGAGATTGGTCTAAAGAAGTTTAATTCGTACAACCGAATTGACCGCCTTGAAAGCATTAATTACCTGCTCGAAAAGGTAGACTTAGTTTATTGTTCGACGCCAGCCCTCAAACAGCGGTATCAAAGTTACGGGTTTGAAACCCCGATGGTCGCGGGCCAGATTTACTGCTCTGCCGAGGTCAAGAGACAACCTAAGAATAAGCCTCTGCAAAAAATTGGCTATATGGGCTTTGACCATGCCCACGATCTTGAACTTATCTTGCCCCCCTTGGTCACTTTCCTGAGAAACCATCCAGAAGTAACTTTTGAGCTATTTGGCTCTATACCTAAACCTGCTGAATTGAACGAGTTCGGTGAGCGTATCAAAGTCATAAAGCCAATTCGAGACTACGCCGTTTTCATGAAAACTTTCAGCGATCTAGGCTGGGACATCGGCCTTTGCCCGTTGCAGAAGTCTACGTTCAATGAGGTAAAAGCCAATACAAAATGGGTTGAATATAGCTCGATTGGCGCGGCTGTTATCGCCAGCGCCAATCTCATGTACGACGAAAGCTGTTCCGGGGATTGCGGGCTGTTAGCGGACAGCCCCGAAAGTTGGCTCTTGGCCCTAGAGCGCTTCTACCAGGACAATGCATACCGTACCCAAAGCGTCCTTCGCGCACAGGCTAAGCTAAAACGTGATTTCTCTGAAAGCCAATTACGCCAACAAATTTTTAGCGTATTTAAGCAAGTACAAAATAGGCGACTGAACACCGCCTATCAATGGCCAAGTGAAGAGGTGGTTGCAGAGAAACGCGGTCGCATCTTGCGCGAGCGAATCCTCGTAGCGGCCGACGCTGTTTCGGCAACCCAAGAGATCAGTTTCCGTCGTCCGTTAAGCAAGATGTTAGAAGACGGCCAAGTTAGTCTGACCATGATAGGAGATAGCCAAGCCTTGCGCGTTGAAGTGGCCTGCCGAGCCCTATGGAATGAGATCAAACCAACCGTGCTCTTTCTGTCCCGTTTTGGTGATGTGTTGGAAACGCATCTCATTGAATTGGCCAGAGAAGACGGCATCCCCATCATTTTCCACATAGACGATAATTTATTGAGGGTCAGCCGGCAACTCGGTTATGGTAAGTTTAAGTTTTACAATGACCCCGCCCGTAAGGCCGCCTTGCGTGATGCTATCAACAGCTGTGACCTTTTGTATGCTTCGACAGAAACGCTTGGCCTTTCGCTGGCTAAGGAGGGCGTGACAGTTCCTATCGTCTGCGGAAAAATCTACTGCTCGATCGACGCCAATAAGATCGCGCGCTTCAAGCCTGCCGAAACGCCCGTGATTGGCTACATGGGCACAGGTGGGCATGCCGCAGATATGGCATCCATAATGCCGGCTATAGTGCGCACAATGATTGATAATCCCGATCTGCGTTTCGAGACATTCGGCACTATCGAACCCGATCCGCAGCTCCTGCAGTTCGGCGACCGGTTTAAACACCACAGACGAGCCGCGTCTTATGACGAGTTTATCGCTTTAATGGGAAAACTGGGCTGGTGGGCCGGTCTTGCCCCGCTCGAAGATCACAACTTCAACCTGTGCAAAGCCAATACAAAATGGGTTGAATACAGTCTTTCGGGTATCGCGACAATCGCGTCCGATTTACCCGTCTACCAATCTGCCTGTGATGGAAACGCTGGACTGCTTGCCGGAGATGAACAGTCATGGTACCGGGCTATGCGCAGGGTTTTGAAGGAAAAAGCACTGCGACGTGAGCTCGTGGATGAAGCTCAAACGAAACTAAAAGAACAATATACGCACCAAAAACTCACCGAACAGATTATGAGTATCATTCATCAGGCACGAAATGGATGCCCTAAGCTCTAA
- a CDS encoding NAD-dependent epimerase/dehydratase family protein, whose translation MNKSVFITGGAGFIGSRLVEKLQRENYGRFFVYDNLHPQVHGPDAVFPKFGSDVTCIKGQIEDAAALEQALQDCDPDIVIHFVSETGTGQSLDELDRYVAANVTGTSNLLTAIGNLPKRQRDFLLSSSRSIYGEGPYADAQGQRSRPQARNADRMKSGDFRVFDRAGNPLTALPAVPDTRAIPSSVYASTKLMQENLLLNCAEAKNLRPKILRFQNVYGPGQSLRNPYTGVLSIFGAQIMAGKTLNIFEDGEMVRDFVFVTDVVDACAAAIATDHAIDAPLNIGSGEATTILEAAKILLKELGGAPDNYKITGDFRLGDIRHASTDIEPTKQAIDWMPKVTLEQGLHQLAEWTKAELTVSV comes from the coding sequence ATGAACAAAAGTGTTTTCATCACAGGCGGCGCAGGTTTCATTGGCTCTCGCCTCGTGGAAAAACTCCAGCGTGAAAATTACGGTCGTTTCTTCGTTTACGATAACCTTCATCCGCAAGTGCATGGACCGGATGCAGTTTTTCCAAAATTCGGCAGTGATGTTACTTGCATCAAAGGCCAGATCGAAGATGCGGCGGCGCTCGAACAGGCTTTGCAAGATTGTGATCCAGACATTGTTATACATTTCGTCTCAGAGACTGGAACTGGCCAGTCGCTTGATGAACTCGATCGATACGTAGCCGCCAACGTTACAGGCACCTCGAACCTTTTGACAGCGATCGGCAACCTGCCTAAACGCCAGCGTGACTTTCTGCTTTCGTCCTCGCGTTCAATATACGGCGAAGGCCCCTACGCAGACGCGCAAGGACAGCGTTCGCGTCCACAGGCACGAAATGCCGATCGGATGAAATCAGGCGATTTTCGCGTTTTCGATCGTGCTGGAAACCCATTGACGGCCCTGCCCGCCGTGCCAGATACACGCGCTATCCCCTCGTCGGTATACGCGTCCACAAAGCTCATGCAGGAAAACCTGTTGCTGAATTGTGCCGAGGCGAAGAATCTGCGCCCTAAAATACTGCGTTTCCAGAACGTTTATGGACCTGGCCAGTCATTGCGCAATCCTTACACGGGCGTTTTATCCATCTTCGGCGCGCAAATCATGGCAGGCAAGACGCTGAATATTTTTGAAGATGGTGAAATGGTTCGCGACTTCGTCTTCGTCACGGATGTCGTCGATGCATGCGCTGCGGCCATAGCTACAGATCATGCAATCGATGCCCCCTTGAACATCGGTTCTGGGGAGGCAACAACAATTCTAGAAGCGGCCAAAATTCTGTTAAAAGAATTGGGAGGGGCTCCCGACAATTACAAAATTACCGGGGATTTCCGATTGGGAGACATTCGTCATGCCAGCACGGATATTGAGCCTACCAAGCAAGCCATTGACTGGATGCCAAAAGTCACACTTGAACAAGGGCTGCATCAATTGGCGGAGTGGA